From a single Lolium rigidum isolate FL_2022 chromosome 7, APGP_CSIRO_Lrig_0.1, whole genome shotgun sequence genomic region:
- the LOC124671403 gene encoding probable WRKY transcription factor 14, translating to MCDYFLQRMEGDQAGGGGDLTDIVRAGGAMPGNSDGDLPSTAAEWQLQPAGQPMLFPPPPSSTDGADVFGDPFAGLGDPFSSDYSSGAANFLDGIPDAMAKVGFDGGMSACGGGRGGEQMLDMGRKPLLPRGMQQMMPGSIGGGMGPRLMPSPLSPIAIRPYPAMTTGDMMKLGITAGQAAGCAIDAAVAGMQMSSPRNSGGIKRRKNQARKVVCIPAPTTAGSRPTGEVVPSDLWAWRKYGQKPIKGSPHPRGYYRCSSSKGCSARKQVERSRTDPNMLVITYTSEHNHPWPTQRNALAGSTRSHHGKNGSGGGGSGSGSKSSQNVKQPQPNNVKEERKDHQTATTTSTVTTTTSTSPMIVKEETMTLARSSDQSLVRDQRSVDTAAGVQQVDHSELMDHVFTESYRPMMAESGQHEDFFADFADLTELESDPMSLIFSKEYMEARPSGNGHHVQEKAAVAKELDPFDMLDWSTTSTAGSTSELGKRS from the exons ACGGCCGCCGAGTGGCAGCTGCAGCCCGCCGGCCAGCCGATGCTGTTCCCGCCCCCGCCGTCGTCGACGGACGGCGCCGATGTCTTCGGTGACCCTTTCGCGGGGCTCGGTGACCCCTTCAGCAGCGACTACTCGTCCGGCGCCGCCAACTTCCTCGACGGCATACCGGATGCCATGGCCAAGGTCGGCTTCGACGGCGGCATGAGCGCctgcggaggaggccgaggcggcgaACAGATGTTGGACATGGGCAGGAAGCCGCTCTTGCCGAGGGGGATGCAGCAGATGATGCCGGGGAGTATCGGTGGCGGGATGGGACCGAGGCTCATGCCGTCGCCGCTGTCGCCGATAGCGATACGCCCGTACCCGGCCATGACCACTGGCGACATGATGAAGCTCGGCATCACGGCTGGGCAGGCGGCCGGGTGCGCCatcgacgccgccgtcgccggcatgCAGATGTCGTCGCCGCGCAACAGCGGCGGGATCAAGCGCAG GAAAAACCAGGCGAGGAAGGTGGTCTGCATCCCGGCGCCGACAACGGCGGGATCAAGACCAACTGGGGAGGTAGTTCCTTCTGATCTCTGGGCATGGAGAAAGTACGGCCAGAAGCCCATTAAGGGCTCTCCTCACCCAAG AGGGTACTACAGATGCAGCAGCTCGAAAGGGTGCTCGGCACGGAAGCAGGTCGAGCGCAGCCGGACTGACCCCAACATGCTCGTCATCACCTATACCTCCGAGCACAACCACCCATGGCCGACCCAGCGCAACGCGCTCGCCGGCTCAACCCGGTCTCATCACGGCAagaacggcagcggcggcgggggcaGCGGCTCAGGTTCCAAGAGCTCGCAGAATGTTAAGCAACCACAGCCAAATAATGTCAAGGAAGAGAGAAAGGATCATCAGACAGCGACGACGACTAGCACAGTCACTACCACAACCAGTACATCTCCTATGATCGTGAAGGAGGAGACCATGACATTGGCCCGTTCATCGGATCAGTCGTTGGTGAGAGACCAGAGATCCGTGGACACGGCGGCCGGAGTACAGCAGGTAGACCACAGTGAGCTCATGGACCATGTGTTCACCGAGAGCTACAGGCCGATGATGGCGGAGTCCGGCCAACACGAGGACTTCTTCGCTGATTTTGCCGACCTCACCGAGCTGGAGTCGGATCCCATGAGCCTCATCTTCTCCAAGGAATACATGGAGGCCAGGCCAAGCGGTAATGGCCATCATGTCCAGGAGAAGGCAGCTGTGGCCAAGGAGTTGGATCCGTTCGACATGCTAGATTGGTCCACTACTTCTACAGCAGGGAGCACGTCTGAGCTAGGGAAGAGAAGCTAA